One part of the Hydrogenobacter sp. T-2 genome encodes these proteins:
- the dnaN gene encoding DNA polymerase III subunit beta translates to MKLRIDKGEFLSALQKAKNATEKKSALPILNNFLLIAEDEFLTLKATDLENFLSLRISAEIEDEGKTAVNADKLTNVIKSMSVATVYLELKEDKLTVGGGRSTFRLTTLDPEDFPEFPQPETSTELPSVDLIKAIDKVEYAISKDDTRYALQGLYVHEVDGKTHFVGSDGHRLALFWRNSPFPMELLIPRKSLKVIQGLMKDYIGSVQCGKDESFAHFTGEDWSLSVRLLEGEYPDYMIVIPKHFNHEVVVNKSALLESLKRLSAIAESSAFPVKISFSDHVALLEISDPEYGEGRDEVDVDYTGEPIEVGFNGKYLIEALDSFDVDRVWIKIVDPDSAVVIESDDKESDPYLCVVMPMRL, encoded by the coding sequence ATGAAACTAAGAATAGACAAGGGAGAATTTTTGTCTGCCCTTCAGAAGGCAAAGAACGCCACAGAGAAGAAGTCCGCTCTACCCATATTGAACAACTTCCTTCTAATCGCAGAGGATGAGTTTCTTACTCTAAAGGCAACAGACCTTGAAAACTTCTTGTCCTTGCGTATATCCGCAGAGATAGAAGATGAGGGTAAAACAGCAGTTAACGCAGATAAGCTCACCAACGTGATAAAGAGTATGTCCGTTGCTACCGTTTACCTTGAGCTAAAGGAAGACAAGCTAACTGTAGGAGGTGGCAGGAGCACCTTTAGGCTTACGACCCTTGACCCAGAGGACTTTCCAGAATTTCCTCAACCAGAAACCTCCACAGAGCTTCCTTCGGTAGACCTTATCAAGGCAATAGACAAAGTGGAATACGCTATATCAAAAGATGACACTCGTTATGCACTGCAAGGTCTTTATGTTCACGAGGTGGATGGGAAGACTCACTTTGTGGGTTCAGACGGACACAGGCTTGCCCTCTTTTGGAGGAATTCTCCTTTCCCTATGGAGCTTCTCATACCAAGGAAGAGCCTAAAGGTCATTCAAGGTCTTATGAAAGATTACATCGGGTCTGTGCAATGTGGTAAGGATGAGTCCTTTGCCCATTTTACAGGAGAGGACTGGAGCCTGTCAGTAAGGCTTTTGGAAGGTGAATACCCAGACTATATGATAGTCATACCCAAACACTTCAACCACGAAGTGGTTGTTAACAAATCCGCCCTTCTTGAGAGTCTAAAGAGACTTTCCGCCATAGCTGAGTCTTCCGCCTTTCCTGTAAAGATTAGCTTTTCCGACCACGTTGCCCTTCTTGAAATATCAGACCCAGAGTATGGAGAGGGAAGGGATGAGGTGGATGTGGATTATACCGGTGAGCCTATAGAGGTAGGTTTTAACGGCAAATACCTTATTGAAGCCCTTGACAGTTTTGATGTGGATAGGGTATGGATAAAGATAGTGGACCCAGATA
- a CDS encoding radical SAM protein, with translation MVYIITQTVMKKYPSYLNLSEEEWLARINRALDMLSNCRVCPHICGVNRLRDERGYCKTGRYAIVADYFPHRGEEKPIRGKRGSGTVFFSYCNMRCVYCQNYTTSHLGEGEELKPEELAEVFLKLQRLGCHNINLVSPSHVVPQILQALYIAVKGGLIIPIVYNTSSYDSLESLRLLDGIVDIYLADFKYGDDLAGKKYSKVKDYHKVTLQAIREMYRQVGDLKVDQEGIAIRGLLVRHLVLPQDVAKTKTVMDELRSISPRMAVNVMDQYMPYYQAHKYPELSRRISKEEFRKALEHAKSLTLILD, from the coding sequence ATGGTATATATTATAACCCAAACTGTGATGAAGAAATATCCATCCTATCTCAACTTAAGCGAGGAGGAGTGGCTCGCTCGCATAAACAGGGCTCTTGATATGCTCTCTAATTGCCGAGTGTGCCCTCATATATGTGGTGTAAACAGGTTGAGGGACGAAAGGGGGTATTGCAAAACTGGTAGATACGCAATTGTAGCGGACTACTTTCCTCACAGAGGCGAAGAAAAACCCATAAGAGGCAAAAGGGGTTCTGGAACGGTGTTTTTTTCCTATTGCAATATGAGGTGTGTTTACTGTCAAAACTACACCACAAGCCACTTGGGAGAAGGTGAGGAACTAAAACCAGAAGAACTTGCGGAGGTCTTTTTAAAGCTTCAGAGACTTGGCTGTCACAACATAAACCTTGTGAGCCCATCCCACGTGGTGCCTCAGATACTTCAAGCTCTGTATATTGCGGTAAAGGGTGGTCTAATAATTCCTATAGTGTATAACACTTCCTCTTACGACAGCCTTGAAAGCCTTAGGCTTCTTGACGGTATTGTAGACATATATTTGGCGGACTTCAAGTATGGAGATGACCTCGCTGGCAAGAAATACTCAAAGGTAAAGGACTATCACAAGGTAACCCTTCAGGCGATAAGAGAAATGTATAGGCAGGTAGGAGACCTTAAAGTAGACCAAGAAGGCATAGCCATAAGGGGTCTTTTAGTGAGGCATCTCGTCCTGCCCCAAGATGTAGCCAAAACAAAAACTGTGATGGATGAGCTAAGGTCCATCTCACCTCGCATGGCGGTTAATGTAATGGACCAATACATGCCATACTATCAAGCCCACAAGTATCCTGAACTTTCAAGAAGGATAAGCAAAGAGGAATTTAGGAAAGCCCTTGAGCATGCTAAGAGCTTGACGCTTATATTAGACTGA
- the mnmE gene encoding tRNA uridine-5-carboxymethylaminomethyl(34) synthesis GTPase MnmE produces the protein MVRQREPIVAIATPFGESAIGAIRLSGLGVWERIKELFILKGNLKPRYAHFVKLKDKDGSVLDEGILIFYPSPRSYTGEDMVELFLHGNPLILKKALELFLSKGIRLAEPGEFTKRAFLNGKLDLLQAEAVGDLIGAKSELSLKSAQRQLQGELSSLISSLRNRLLELLAYVEADIEFSEEDIPTLSKEQVISLLKEILKDIDKLLSTVKTGEFLRRGINLAIVGKPNVGKSSLFNALLGKERAIVTDIPGTTRDFLQEILTLKGIPVNLIDTAGIRYTQDPVEKIGVERSLQKLKSADMVLFVVDVSSSLEEEDLNIYSMVKDLEHIVVANKIDKGVVEEVLRSFPEAVGVSALTGYGLEELKDAILQRLGLHVSNSLQVYITVRHENLLKKSSEVLKSLIYKLEREELFPEILMLDLKEALNYLEEILGVVSTEDILGSIFARFCIGK, from the coding sequence ATGGTAAGGCAAAGAGAACCTATAGTTGCCATAGCAACTCCTTTTGGTGAAAGTGCAATTGGAGCCATAAGGCTTTCTGGTCTTGGTGTGTGGGAAAGGATAAAAGAGCTATTTATCCTCAAAGGAAATTTAAAGCCAAGGTATGCACATTTTGTGAAATTAAAGGACAAAGATGGTAGCGTGCTTGATGAGGGAATTTTAATCTTTTACCCATCTCCAAGAAGCTATACAGGTGAGGATATGGTGGAGCTTTTCCTGCATGGAAACCCTCTCATCTTAAAAAAAGCCCTTGAGCTTTTCCTTTCAAAGGGTATAAGGTTGGCAGAGCCTGGAGAATTTACCAAGAGAGCCTTTTTAAACGGAAAGTTGGACCTTCTGCAGGCGGAGGCGGTAGGAGACCTTATTGGTGCTAAGTCCGAGCTGAGTTTAAAGTCCGCCCAAAGACAACTCCAAGGAGAACTCTCTTCTCTTATAAGTTCCCTTAGAAACAGACTTCTTGAGCTTCTTGCCTATGTGGAGGCGGATATAGAGTTTTCGGAAGAGGATATTCCCACTCTAAGCAAGGAGCAAGTAATAAGCCTTCTTAAGGAAATTCTCAAGGACATAGATAAACTTCTCTCAACGGTAAAGACTGGAGAGTTTCTCAGAAGGGGCATAAACCTTGCCATAGTGGGGAAGCCAAACGTAGGTAAATCCTCTCTCTTTAATGCCTTGCTTGGCAAAGAAAGGGCCATAGTTACAGATATTCCCGGGACTACAAGAGACTTTTTGCAAGAAATTCTAACTCTTAAGGGTATACCAGTAAACCTTATAGACACCGCAGGCATAAGATATACCCAAGACCCAGTGGAGAAGATAGGAGTAGAAAGAAGTCTCCAAAAGCTCAAAAGTGCGGACATGGTCCTCTTTGTGGTGGACGTTAGCAGTTCTCTTGAGGAAGAAGACCTTAACATATACTCCATGGTCAAAGACCTTGAGCATATTGTGGTGGCTAACAAGATAGACAAGGGTGTTGTGGAAGAGGTGCTTAGGTCTTTCCCTGAGGCTGTGGGGGTAAGTGCTTTAACTGGCTATGGATTGGAAGAGCTAAAAGACGCCATTTTGCAAAGACTTGGTCTTCATGTAAGTAATAGCTTGCAGGTATACATAACTGTGAGACATGAAAACCTCTTGAAAAAATCCTCAGAGGTGTTAAAATCTTTAATATACAAACTGGAGAGAGAAGAACTGTTTCCAGAGATACTCATGCTTGATTTGAAGGAAGCACTTAACTATTTGGAAGAAATTCTTGGGGTTGTAAGCACGGAGGATATTTTAGGTAGCATATTTGCAAGGTTCTGCATAGGAAAATAA
- the rho gene encoding transcription termination factor Rho produces MEQVQEKKVYTLEELKKLSLQELQKIGRELELSRVTGLRKEELIEKILTVQAKEEGLNFVKGVLEILPESYGFIRSSENNYMPNYTDVYVAPSQIKRFGLRTGDTIVGFARPPQEKEKYQALIKIESVNGLPPDPDILKARPNFEKLTPYHPTERFNLETSPTELSTRVISLIAPIGKGQRGMIVAPPKAGKTVLLQKIAKALIQNHPEVHLIILLIDERPEEVTEMRRIVGEGAEVVASTFDEPPERHMQVAELVVEKAKRLVELKQDVVILLDSMTRFGRAANAVTPPTGRVLTGGIEATALQRPKKFFGAARNIEEGGSLTIIATALIETGSKMDDVIYEEFKGTGNMEIHLDRRLMERRIFPAINIEKSGTRKEELLLEDWELQRIWVLRKFLATMDAIEAMEFLLDKLKKFKTNKDFLKAMHS; encoded by the coding sequence ATGGAACAAGTTCAAGAGAAAAAGGTTTATACACTTGAAGAGCTTAAGAAGCTATCTCTGCAGGAGCTACAAAAAATAGGCAGAGAGCTTGAGCTTTCAAGGGTAACGGGGTTGAGGAAGGAGGAGCTTATAGAGAAAATACTCACTGTGCAGGCAAAAGAGGAGGGATTAAACTTTGTAAAGGGTGTATTAGAGATCCTGCCTGAGAGCTATGGCTTTATAAGAAGCTCCGAGAACAATTACATGCCCAACTACACTGATGTCTATGTGGCACCCTCCCAGATAAAAAGGTTTGGACTGAGAACTGGTGATACCATAGTAGGCTTTGCAAGACCGCCACAGGAGAAGGAAAAATACCAAGCTCTTATAAAGATTGAATCCGTTAATGGATTACCACCAGACCCAGATATTCTTAAGGCAAGACCCAACTTTGAAAAACTCACTCCCTACCACCCAACAGAAAGGTTTAACTTAGAAACATCCCCCACAGAACTATCTACAAGGGTTATAAGCCTCATAGCACCCATAGGAAAGGGGCAGAGAGGTATGATAGTGGCACCACCAAAGGCAGGAAAGACAGTGCTTCTACAGAAAATAGCAAAAGCCCTTATACAGAATCATCCTGAGGTGCATCTGATAATCCTGCTTATAGACGAAAGACCAGAAGAGGTCACAGAAATGAGGAGGATAGTGGGAGAGGGTGCGGAGGTGGTTGCCTCTACCTTTGATGAGCCACCAGAAAGACACATGCAAGTGGCGGAGCTGGTTGTGGAAAAGGCAAAGAGGCTCGTGGAGCTAAAGCAGGATGTGGTAATACTCTTGGACTCTATGACCCGTTTTGGAAGGGCAGCCAATGCAGTTACACCTCCCACGGGTAGAGTTTTGACTGGTGGTATAGAAGCTACCGCACTTCAAAGACCTAAAAAGTTCTTTGGTGCTGCACGGAACATAGAAGAGGGTGGCTCTCTAACAATAATAGCAACCGCTCTCATAGAAACTGGTTCAAAGATGGACGATGTTATATACGAAGAGTTTAAAGGCACAGGAAATATGGAAATACACTTAGACAGAAGGCTAATGGAAAGGAGGATATTCCCAGCCATAAACATAGAAAAGTCTGGCACGAGAAAGGAGGAGCTTTTACTTGAGGATTGGGAGCTTCAGAGGATATGGGTCTTAAGGAAATTCTTAGCCACTATGGACGCCATAGAGGCTATGGAGTTTCTTCTTGATAAACTCAAGAAGTTCAAAACCAACAAAGATTTCTTAAAGGCTATGCACTCGTGA
- the holA gene encoding DNA polymerase III subunit delta, with translation MISLLEYQKNLGKGQIKAVNLIHGEEEYLIKSFLDKLREMMPVRILWSDELSLEDFIGFVGTAGMFAKTEALFIYMAEEFFKGIKNHKNLISYLERLKDKKVFFYVSYKLSDKDLQKEPFLSLSRLGDVIYAGKLDKRKVRELVKNKLQREGISIEDSALDYLLEASSYQLQILRAETDKLILYGKRNITLEDIKSVVIAELDLSLFDLSDGLFLKDYEKALNSINSVLMAGIHPLQVLTFLVNYTLKLYTAKTLVQRGWEVEKALSEVGIKHKFQVFNFKKYLTANSLENLSLLIRKLYLLDISVKVYYSDPAQALKRFVIEYMLHEEGTYNQTDTGNHNRADTES, from the coding sequence GTGATAAGCTTGCTTGAATACCAAAAAAACCTCGGAAAGGGGCAGATAAAGGCAGTAAACCTCATACACGGCGAGGAGGAATACCTCATAAAGAGCTTCCTTGACAAGCTAAGGGAAATGATGCCTGTGAGGATTTTGTGGAGTGATGAGCTAAGTCTTGAGGATTTTATCGGTTTTGTAGGCACAGCTGGTATGTTTGCAAAAACAGAGGCTCTATTTATCTACATGGCTGAAGAGTTCTTTAAGGGTATAAAAAACCACAAGAACCTAATTAGCTACTTGGAAAGGTTAAAGGACAAAAAGGTCTTTTTTTACGTGAGTTATAAGTTGAGTGATAAGGACCTTCAAAAGGAGCCTTTTTTGAGTTTGTCAAGGTTAGGTGATGTTATATATGCAGGCAAGCTGGATAAAAGAAAAGTGAGGGAGCTTGTAAAAAACAAACTTCAAAGGGAAGGTATAAGTATAGAAGATTCTGCCCTTGACTATCTTTTAGAAGCAAGTTCTTACCAGCTTCAAATCCTAAGAGCTGAAACAGATAAGCTAATACTCTATGGAAAAAGGAACATAACCCTTGAAGATATCAAGTCTGTGGTAATTGCGGAGCTTGACCTTAGCCTTTTTGACCTGTCTGATGGTTTGTTTCTCAAGGACTACGAGAAAGCTCTAAATTCTATCAACTCTGTTTTAATGGCTGGCATACACCCACTGCAGGTTTTAACTTTTCTTGTAAACTATACTCTAAAACTATACACCGCTAAGACCTTAGTGCAAAGGGGTTGGGAGGTAGAAAAAGCTCTCTCCGAGGTGGGTATAAAACACAAGTTTCAGGTTTTTAACTTTAAAAAATACCTTACAGCTAACTCCCTTGAAAACCTTAGCCTACTAATAAGAAAACTCTACCTTTTGGACATAAGCGTAAAGGTTTACTACTCTGACCCAGCACAAGCTCTAAAGAGATTTGTGATAGAATACATGCTACATGAGGAAGGCACATATAACCAGACAGACACGGGAAACCACAATAGAGCTGACACTGAATCTTGA
- the hisB gene encoding imidazoleglycerol-phosphate dehydratase HisB yields the protein MRKAHITRQTRETTIELTLNLDGVGNYKVETPVGFLSHMVETLARHGRFDIELYAEGDVHVSYHHTVEDVGIVLGMAFLQALGDKKGINRYGHAIVPMDEALVLASIDLSGRPLFFYEDLNLRGKITDFDFELIWEFFKGFALESKSTLHVKVLSGKVLHHIAEACFKALALSLRQAVSISGNLIPSTKESL from the coding sequence ATGAGGAAGGCACATATAACCAGACAGACACGGGAAACCACAATAGAGCTGACACTGAATCTTGACGGTGTTGGAAACTACAAGGTGGAGACACCCGTAGGTTTTCTAAGCCACATGGTAGAGACCCTTGCAAGACATGGAAGGTTTGATATTGAGCTTTACGCAGAAGGAGATGTGCATGTCTCTTATCATCATACCGTGGAAGACGTGGGTATAGTGCTGGGTATGGCTTTTTTACAGGCTCTTGGAGACAAAAAGGGTATAAATCGCTACGGACATGCTATAGTGCCTATGGACGAAGCTCTTGTTCTTGCAAGCATAGACCTCTCTGGCAGACCCTTATTCTTTTACGAGGACTTAAACCTAAGGGGTAAGATAACAGACTTTGACTTTGAGCTAATATGGGAGTTTTTTAAGGGCTTTGCCTTAGAGAGCAAAAGCACCCTTCACGTTAAGGTTCTTTCTGGCAAAGTTCTTCACCATATAGCGGAAGCGTGCTTTAAAGCCTTAGCCCTTAGCCTCAGACAAGCGGTAAGTATAAGTGGCAACCTTATCCCCTCAACAAAGGAAAGCCTATAG
- a CDS encoding SPOR domain-containing protein — MRKFTFLILLFIFSCAPKQEDVSKSQWQYLYDLGMSSYIAKNYSEAIANFFRASQLAPNEPKVWNALGLAYMEVQEYQKSENAFLRALQVDKTYTEAKLNLGVLYYRQKDYERAIRVLREVIEDEAFPQKHMAFYSLAKVYQAMDRREDYLANLRRAVAYNPMFLDAQFELAQFYEEEGDYRTARDVYQRLISNGIVNPSIYLSIAKAEYKLGNYTSAKDYIRRVIEDRQVSGQLKSQAYELLSLVLIAEQNLQNAPRFQERPHPQSAQQAQPLQQQVPVGAPEANRDTQTKSKITEPTQQTGRFYRIQVGAFSSANSAKAWKDRLERELNLKDVVVVESAGVFKVLYGKFESREETIKELERLRALNLYGFIVYE, encoded by the coding sequence ATGAGAAAATTCACATTCTTAATTTTACTCTTTATCTTTTCCTGTGCTCCAAAGCAAGAAGATGTTTCTAAATCCCAGTGGCAATATCTTTATGACCTTGGCATGTCCTCTTACATAGCTAAAAACTACTCAGAGGCTATAGCCAACTTCTTTAGAGCTTCACAGCTTGCACCCAACGAGCCAAAGGTTTGGAATGCCCTTGGGCTCGCCTATATGGAGGTGCAAGAATACCAAAAGTCAGAGAATGCCTTTCTTAGAGCCCTTCAAGTGGATAAAACATATACAGAAGCAAAGCTCAACTTAGGAGTGCTCTACTATAGACAGAAGGACTATGAGAGGGCTATAAGGGTTCTTAGAGAAGTTATTGAAGACGAAGCATTTCCTCAAAAGCACATGGCTTTTTACTCCTTAGCAAAGGTCTATCAGGCTATGGATAGGCGAGAGGACTATCTTGCTAACCTCCGTAGAGCGGTTGCTTACAACCCTATGTTTCTTGATGCCCAGTTTGAGCTTGCACAGTTTTACGAGGAAGAGGGAGACTATAGGACTGCAAGGGATGTTTATCAGCGTCTAATAAGTAATGGCATAGTTAACCCTTCCATATACTTGAGTATAGCTAAGGCGGAATACAAACTTGGTAATTACACTTCCGCAAAAGACTACATAAGAAGGGTTATTGAAGACAGGCAAGTTTCTGGTCAGCTAAAGTCTCAGGCATACGAGCTTTTGAGCCTTGTTCTTATTGCTGAACAAAATTTACAGAATGCACCAAGATTTCAAGAAAGACCACATCCTCAATCAGCTCAGCAAGCCCAACCTCTACAACAGCAAGTGCCAGTGGGGGCGCCTGAAGCCAATAGGGATACTCAGACAAAGTCCAAAATTACGGAACCTACTCAGCAAACGGGTAGATTCTATAGAATACAGGTTGGTGCATTCTCTTCAGCCAATTCAGCAAAAGCTTGGAAGGACAGGTTAGAAAGGGAGTTAAACCTAAAGGATGTGGTGGTTGTGGAAAGTGCAGGGGTGTTTAAAGTTCTTTATGGAAAGTTTGAGAGCAGGGAGGAAACCATTAAAGAACTTGAAAGACTTCGTGCTTTAAACCTTTACGGCTTCATTGTGTATGAATAG
- a CDS encoding SPOR domain-containing protein has protein sequence MKRERLVILLGVLVALVFFYLGLNEWLKTKEEQVQPPPLVVQPSPQREEAPQAQQTPASAELEPKAEVKKQEGKQETKEAPKTKEQDVIAQKIREEKRIEPSQKAKEEKGKEKPQEVRESKEAAKATLKTYTVQIGAFANEEGAKKTAERARKMGYRVNIVEEDNFYKVRVLVRTDDINSELRKLRGVFGGAIVKQ, from the coding sequence GTGAAAAGAGAAAGGCTTGTGATACTTCTTGGAGTACTTGTTGCCCTTGTGTTTTTTTATCTCGGTTTGAATGAGTGGCTAAAGACCAAAGAAGAACAGGTTCAGCCACCGCCCCTTGTGGTTCAGCCCTCACCACAAAGAGAAGAAGCTCCACAGGCTCAACAAACTCCTGCATCTGCAGAGTTAGAACCTAAAGCAGAAGTTAAGAAACAGGAAGGGAAGCAAGAAACAAAGGAAGCTCCAAAAACCAAAGAGCAAGATGTGATAGCTCAAAAGATAAGGGAGGAAAAGAGGATAGAACCCTCTCAAAAAGCAAAAGAAGAAAAGGGTAAGGAAAAACCTCAGGAAGTTAGAGAAAGTAAAGAGGCTGCAAAAGCAACCTTAAAAACCTATACAGTTCAAATAGGAGCCTTTGCGAATGAAGAGGGTGCAAAGAAAACTGCGGAAAGAGCAAGAAAAATGGGTTATAGGGTCAACATAGTTGAGGAGGATAACTTTTACAAGGTTAGGGTTTTGGTAAGGACTGATGATATAAACAGCGAGCTAAGGAAACTGAGAGGAGTCTTTGGAGGTGCTATAGTTAAGCAATGA
- a CDS encoding UDP-glucuronic acid decarboxylase family protein — protein MRVLITGVAGFIGSHLAERFLKEGFYVIGMDNFLTGSPDNIAHLFEKKNFRFIHYNVVNYIYVESPVDLVVHLACPASPVDYMNHPIHTMKVDSLGTLNTLGFAKLKGSRYVFASSSEVYGSAQVHPQPEDYWGYVNPVGPRSVYDEAKRFSEALCMAYHREHGLDVRIARIFNTYGPRMRRNDGRVIPTFIERALRGEPLPIYGDGLQTRSFCYIDDLVEGLFRLSVREGLAGTVVNLGNPEEVSILELAERVIELSGSSSKIEFLPAREDDPPRRCPDISRANKLLGWFPQIPLEEGLKITLRWFVGL, from the coding sequence ATGAGGGTTTTGATAACCGGTGTGGCAGGCTTTATAGGTTCGCATCTTGCGGAGAGGTTTTTAAAGGAAGGTTTCTATGTTATAGGCATGGACAACTTCCTTACAGGTAGTCCTGACAACATAGCCCACCTTTTTGAAAAGAAAAACTTTCGCTTTATACACTACAACGTGGTTAACTACATATACGTGGAAAGTCCGGTAGACCTCGTAGTCCATTTAGCCTGTCCTGCGTCTCCTGTGGACTATATGAACCATCCCATACATACCATGAAGGTAGACTCCCTTGGCACTCTCAACACTTTGGGTTTTGCCAAGCTAAAGGGTTCAAGGTATGTCTTTGCCTCTTCTTCTGAAGTCTATGGCTCTGCACAGGTCCATCCTCAACCAGAAGACTACTGGGGCTATGTAAACCCAGTGGGTCCAAGAAGCGTTTACGATGAGGCTAAGAGGTTTTCTGAAGCGTTGTGTATGGCTTATCACAGAGAACATGGACTTGATGTGAGAATTGCAAGGATATTTAACACCTACGGTCCACGCATGAGGAGAAATGATGGAAGAGTAATACCCACCTTTATAGAAAGAGCCCTCAGAGGTGAGCCATTACCCATATATGGAGATGGCTTGCAGACGAGGAGCTTTTGCTACATAGATGACCTTGTAGAAGGACTTTTTAGACTATCTGTTAGAGAAGGTCTTGCTGGCACGGTGGTAAACCTGGGAAATCCTGAGGAGGTATCTATATTAGAACTTGCCGAAAGGGTTATTGAGCTTTCTGGATCTTCATCAAAGATTGAGTTTCTCCCAGCAAGAGAAGATGACCCACCTAGAAGATGTCCAGACATAAGTAGAGCAAATAAACTGCTGGGTTGGTTTCCTCAAATACCCCTTGAAGAGGGTCTAAAAATAACCTTAAGATGGTTTGTAGGGTTATAA
- a CDS encoding UDP-glucose dehydrogenase family protein — MKLTVVGGGYVGLTTGVCFAHLGHEVMVVEKIPQKVELLKAGKSPIYEPGLEELMQESLRAGRLSFTTDLKEGLEFSDVIFICVGTPQRPDGSADLSQVEEVARETAKLMTSYKLLIEKSTVPVNTHQLIKKTVQRYIKSPDIPYDVASNPEFLREGSAIEDFLKPDRIVVGVESERAKKIFEDLYKDFNCPIIFTDPATAELIKHASNSFLAMKISFMNMVADLCEKTGADIKLVADGMGYDKRIGREFLNAGIGYGGSCFPKDVKAFIRIAQDYGLDFGLLKEVDRINQERPIRFVEKVKSIFWSVKDKKLAVWGLAFKPNTDDIREAPSIKIVDMLLREGAKLSLYDPKAMENFKLLFPEGKGISYAKDPYSAVENAEALLILTEWEEFKKADLKRVKSLMALPIIVDGRNVYEPSEVRALGFEYYPVGR; from the coding sequence ATGAAACTAACTGTAGTTGGAGGAGGATACGTAGGGCTTACAACGGGCGTGTGCTTTGCACACCTTGGGCATGAGGTTATGGTGGTGGAGAAAATTCCTCAAAAGGTGGAGCTCCTGAAGGCTGGTAAGTCTCCCATCTATGAGCCGGGGCTTGAGGAGCTTATGCAGGAATCTCTAAGGGCTGGTAGGTTGTCCTTTACCACAGACCTAAAAGAAGGGCTTGAGTTTTCTGATGTGATATTTATCTGTGTGGGGACGCCACAAAGACCTGATGGCTCTGCGGACCTTTCACAGGTGGAAGAGGTTGCAAGAGAAACCGCGAAGCTCATGACCTCTTATAAGCTCCTCATAGAAAAGTCCACCGTTCCAGTAAACACACACCAGCTTATAAAAAAGACAGTGCAAAGATACATAAAAAGTCCAGATATACCCTATGATGTGGCGTCAAACCCTGAGTTCCTTAGAGAAGGCTCCGCCATAGAGGATTTTCTAAAACCTGATAGGATAGTGGTGGGAGTGGAAAGCGAAAGGGCAAAGAAGATATTTGAGGATCTCTATAAAGACTTTAACTGTCCCATAATCTTTACAGACCCAGCTACCGCAGAGCTCATAAAACATGCAAGCAATTCTTTCCTCGCCATGAAGATATCCTTTATGAACATGGTCGCAGACCTTTGTGAGAAGACCGGTGCGGATATAAAGCTGGTTGCGGATGGTATGGGCTATGACAAACGCATAGGAAGGGAGTTTCTCAATGCAGGTATAGGATACGGAGGCTCTTGCTTTCCAAAGGATGTGAAGGCTTTTATAAGGATAGCCCAAGACTACGGGCTTGACTTTGGACTTTTGAAAGAGGTAGACAGGATAAACCAAGAAAGACCCATAAGGTTTGTGGAAAAGGTAAAAAGTATTTTCTGGAGCGTCAAAGACAAAAAGCTGGCGGTTTGGGGGCTTGCCTTTAAACCCAATACGGATGACATAAGAGAAGCACCATCCATAAAGATAGTGGATATGCTACTAAGGGAGGGTGCAAAACTTTCCCTTTATGACCCCAAGGCTATGGAGAACTTCAAACTCCTCTTTCCGGAAGGTAAGGGCATAAGCTATGCAAAAGACCCCTACAGTGCGGTAGAAAATGCGGAAGCCCTGCTTATACTTACAGAATGGGAAGAGTTTAAAAAAGCGGACTTAAAAAGGGTAAAAAGCCTTATGGCTTTACCCATTATAGTGGATGGCAGAAATGTATACGAACCATCAGAGGTAAGGGCTTTAGGTTTTGAATACTATCCTGTGGGAAGATGA